The following are encoded in a window of Ricinus communis isolate WT05 ecotype wild-type chromosome 4, ASM1957865v1, whole genome shotgun sequence genomic DNA:
- the LOC8280996 gene encoding uncharacterized protein LOC8280996 — translation MSGGVGPTCNDISLPREQEQEHKIHEDISSLRKSQHTSPSKKAAFLSFTQLNALAVIIVLAASGMVSPEDFAFVAFSIFYMYFISRVAFPCIDPSKESLVFDPKNKILNIYVFVGGIIGLFLPIAYIFEGIFEGDKDGIRAAAPHVFLLASQVFMEGVSFSDRFAIPVRVFVPVFYNSRRIFTIVEWLRSEMSAKVEEEHRGSARRLHIGRVLALANMAFWCFNLFGFLLPVYLPKAFKKYYSGSKVQD, via the coding sequence ATGTCAGGTGGGGTAGGTCCAACCTGTAACGACATAAGCCTTCCAAGggaacaagaacaagaacacAAGATACATGAAGATATTTCTTCCTTGAGGAAGTCTCAACACACTTCTCCTTCGAAGAAAGCTGCTTTCTTGAGTTTTACACAGCTAAATGCCTTGGCTGTTATCATTGTCCTTGCTGCGAGTGGCATGGTAAGCCCTGAGGATTTTGCTTTTGTTGCCTTTTCCATTTTCTACATGTACTTCATCTCAAGAGTTGCATTTCCTTGTATCGACCCATCAAAGGAATCCTTGGTGTTTGATCCGAAGAACAAGATTTTAAACATCTATGTGTTTGTTGGTGGTATTATTGGCCTATTTCTTCCTATAGCTTATATCTTTGAAGGGATCTTTGAGGGTGATAAAGATGGGATCAGGGCAGCAGCACCACATGTCTTTCTCTTAGCAAGTCAGGTTTTTATGGAAGGAGTGTCCTTTTCTGACAGGTTTGCAATACCTGTAAGAGTTTTTGTGCCCGTATTCTATAATTCGAGGAGGATTTTTACGATTGTAGAGTGGTTGAGGAGTGAAATGTCAGCCAAAGTGGAAGAGGAGCACAGGGGATCTGCTAGGAGGCTACACATTGGAAGAGTTCTTGCTTTGGCTAACATGGCATTTTGGTGCTTCAATCTTTTTGGGTTCTTGTTACCTGTTTATCTTCCTAAAGCTTTTAAGAAGTACTACTCTGGATCTAAAGTTCAGGATTAG